A portion of the Nomia melanderi isolate GNS246 chromosome 2, iyNomMela1, whole genome shotgun sequence genome contains these proteins:
- the LOC116425789 gene encoding uncharacterized protein LOC116425789, whose translation MLTLETFHLTHPEVLSDPELRDILENCCIDFNNYKHLSRSQLIELYKRVAMPLPKRGTENSQNSTTKSNNEQEKQHSSNQCQKDITSLNGESNTKRNTKEMKTSPLPYSTKPKSPVNEIKEIPKKIRLYNSNNLKDCNGVNKRVNVEKHDEAPLKKRQKITWP comes from the exons ATGTTGACGTTGGAAACATTTCATTTAACTCATCCCGAAGTATTGTCAGATCCCGAGCTTCGggatattttagaaaat TGTTGTATTgacttcaataattacaaacatttatccAGATCTCAGCTAATAGAATTATACAAACGGGTGGCAATGCCCCTTCCTAAAAGAGGAACAgaaaattctcaaaattcaaCTACTAAAAGCAATAATGAACAAGAGAAACAACATTCGTCGAATCAATGTCAAAAAGATATAACTTCATT aaatggCGAAAGTAACacgaaaagaaatacaaaagaaatgaaaacttcTCCATTACCATATTCAACAAAACCAAAGTCTCCTGTGAACGAGATTAAAGAAATACCTAAGAAGATACGTttgtataattcaaataatctgAAGGACTGTAACGGTGTTAATAAACGTGTTAATGTAGAGAAGCATGAT GAAGCTCCATTGAAGAAAAGACAGAAGATTACATGGCCATAA